One genomic region from Falco rusticolus isolate bFalRus1 chromosome 19, bFalRus1.pri, whole genome shotgun sequence encodes:
- the LOC119140178 gene encoding LOW QUALITY PROTEIN: semaphorin-4A-like (The sequence of the model RefSeq protein was modified relative to this genomic sequence to represent the inferred CDS: inserted 1 base in 1 codon): MGMCDAAPPASVSPHLGWHRTSPPPEELSTGTWWARLGTWRDRGWGASPCCPPPHAAGLTPPLNAVVRLPCPHRSALATYRWQQPGGGRGATALLPDHTLVVIVQRGTAGTYTCQATENGYTWPVAQYHLRDPSTPEEGLPWGGSAPSPQYSYWPQFVTVTXLLAVTLAAAAGLALLGYHDQLKARSKVRGCSAPRSPPASAARRCPSMGAPGAPHARSPHRRGGRRPKAPVLAASSSTGTWMLITTGPRGGAGHGEGAALRMRAALPARLAGAQRPASLLRPEVRAITSGAASALSQDGARARALIARAAREAPTPYRRSLPAGGR, translated from the exons ATGGGGATGTG TGATGCTGCtccccctgcctcagtttccccacatCTGGGGTGGCACAGGACTAGCCCCCCCCCTGAAGAGTTGAGTACTGGGACATggtgggccaggctggggacGTGGAGGGACAGAGGATGGGGTGCATCACCCTGCTGTCCCCCTCCTCACGCCGCAGGGCTGACCCCCCCGCTGAACGCCGTGGTCCGTCTGCCGTGCCCCCACCGTTCCGCCCTGGCCACCTACCGCTGGCAGCAgccgggggggggccggggggccaCGGCGCTGCTGCCGGACCACACGCTGGTGGTCATCGTGCAACGGGGCACCGCCGGCACCTACACGTGCCAGGCCACCGAGAACGGCTACACGTGGCCCGTGGCTCAGTACCACCTGCGGGACCCCAGCACCCCCGAGGAGGGTTTgccctgggggggctcagcccccagcccccagtaCTCTTACTGGCCCCAGTTTGTCACCGTCA TGCTGCTGGCCGTGACGctggcggccgccgccggcctGGCTCTCCTGGGCTACCATGACCAGCTGAAAGCCAGGAGCAAGGTGAGGGGGTGCAGcgcgccccgcagccccccggccagCGCCGCGAGAAGGTGCCCCTCAATGGGGGCACCCGGAGCCCCCCACGCCCGGAGCCCCCACCGAAGAGGAGGAAGACGACCGAAAGCTCCCGTGCTTGCTGCCTCCAGCTCGACGGGGACGTGGATGCTGATAACAACAGGTCCGCGTGGCGGGGCGGGACACG GCGAGGGCGCCGCTCTGCGCATGCGCGCTGCCCTTCCCGCCCGCCTTGCCGGGGCGCAGCGGCCGGCATCTTTACTGCGGCCGGAAGTGCGAGCGATCACTTCCGGAGCGGCCTCTGCCCTTTCCCAAGATGGCGCCCGTGCTCGGGCGCTGATTGCTCGGGCGGCGCGCGAGGCCCCGACGCCCTACCGCCGTTCACTTCCGGCCGGCGGCcgctga
- the SLC25A44 gene encoding solute carrier family 25 member 44 has product MEDKRNIPIIEWEHLDKRKFYVFGICMTMMIRVSVYPFTLIRTRLQVQKGKSLYNGTFDAFVKILRTEGTAGLYRGFLVNTFTLISGQCYVTTYELTRKYVSRYNNNNAVKSLVAGGSASLVAQSITVPIDVISQHLMMQRKGESMGRFKVQNQDGKRMLVFGQTKDIIVQIFKADGFRGFYRGYVASLLTYIPNSAVWWPFYHFYAEQLSGLTPKDCPHLLLQAISGPLAAATASTLTNPMDVIRARVQVEGKSSIILTFKQLMAEEGPWGLTKGLSARIISATPSTIVIVVGYETLKKLSLRPELVDSRHW; this is encoded by the exons ATGGAGGACAAACGCAACATCCCCATCATTGAGTGGGAGCACCTGGACAAAAGGAAATTCTACGTGTTTGGGATTTGCATGACTATGATGATCCGGGTGAGCGTTTACCCTTTCACGCTCATCCGGACGCGGCTGCAGGTTCAGAAGGGCAAGAGCCTGTACAACGGGACTTTTGATGCTTTTGTGAAAATCCTGCGGACAGAAGGGACAGCTGGGCTCTACCGTGGCTTTTTGGTCAACACTTTCACCCTGATCTCTGGACAGTGCTATGTGACGACATACGAGCTCACTCGGAAGTATGTGTCACGGTACAACAACAACAACGCCGTGAAGTCTCTGGTGGCCGGTGGCTCAGCCTCCCTGGTGGCCCAGAGCATCACGGTGCCCATCGATGTGATCTCCCAGCATCTGATGATgcagaggaagggggaaagcATGGGCAGGTTTAAGGTGCAGAACCAAGATGGCAAGCGGATGTTGGTCTTTGGCCAAACCAAGGACATAATTGTACAGATTTTCAAGGCCGATGGCTTTAGAGGCTTCTACAGGGGCTATGTGGCCTCGCTGCTCACCTATATTCCCAACAGCGCGGTCTGGTGGCCCTTCTACCACTTCTATGCCG AACAGCTTTCTGGCTTGACTCCTAAAGACTGtccccatctcctcctgcaAGCTATATCGGGGCCGCTTGCAGCTGCGACGGCTTCCACGCTCACCAACCCCATGGACGTCATCAGGGCTCGGGTTCAG GTGGAAGGCAAGAGCTCCATCATCCTCACCTTCAAACAGCTCATGGCGGAGGAAGGCCCCTGGGGCCTGACGAAAGGCCTCTCTGCTCGCATCATCTCGGCCACTCCTTCCACCATCGTCATCGTGGTGGGCTATGAAACTCTGAAGAAGCTGAGCCTCCGCCCAGAGCTGGTGGATTCGAGACACTGGTAG
- the PMF1 gene encoding polyamine-modulated factor 1 — protein sequence MAAARSGAEEEEAAAGDPDGGPEQPGRAQVFGAVVDTFLEKLVAAGSYQRFAKCYRCFYQLQPQVTQSIYDQFIAQLQASVKEEIQEVKNEGNLDALFNSLDKIVEEAKNKEEPAWRPSGIPEEDICSVVVPYLLKHRLYLQKVLKAKEEENRKVAESVLAGRDRIAELQQLIQARKHAWQAISKEQRELVMTFKEPQ from the exons ATGGCGGCGGCGCGCAGCGGcgctgaggaggaggaggcggcggcgggggacCCTGATGGCGGCCCCGAACAGCCGGGCCGGGCTCAGGTGTTCGGAGCCGTGGTGGACACCTtcctggagaagctggtggCGGCCGGGAG CTACCAGAGGTTTGCCAAGTGCTACCGCTGCTTCtaccagctgcagccccaggtgaCCCAGAGCATCTACGATCAGTTCATCGCCCAGCTGCAGGCCTCTGTCAAg GAGGAGATCCAGGAGGTAAAGAACGAAGGGAATCTCGACGCGCTCTTTAATTCCCTGGATAAGATCGTGGAGGAGGCAAAGAACAAGGAAGAGCCTGCATG GCGTCCCAGCGGGATCCCGGAAGAGGACATTTGCAGCGTTGTGGTGCCGTACCTCCTTAAGCACAGGTTGTACTTGCAGAAAGTCCTAAAGGCgaaggaggaagagaacagGAAGGTGGCAGAATCTGTGCTTGCGGGGAGGGATAGgattgcagagctgcagcagctgataCAAGCTCGCAAACATGCCTGGCAg GCAATTAGTAAAGAGCAACGAGAACTCGTCATGACGTTCAAGGAGCCCCAGTGA
- the LOC119140080 gene encoding osteocalcin isoform X1 produces the protein MKPLVLLSLLALLALGLCRRAAERSISADDSPSSEAFISKRASAAVVRRHKRNYVYDSSVYGVVRDPLEAKREVCEFNPDCDELADHIGFQAAYQRFYGPV, from the exons ATGAAGCCCCTCGTCCTGCTGAGCCTCCTGGCTCTCCTCGCCCTCGGCCTCTGCCgcagag CTGCTGAGCGCTCCATCAGCGCCGATGACTCGCCCAGCTCCGAAG CCTTCATCTCCAAACGCGCCAGCGCCGCGGTGGTGCGCAGACACAAGCGGAATTACGTCTATGACAG CAGCGTCTATGGCGTCGTGCGGGACCCGCTGGAGGCCAAGCGCGAGGTGTGCGAGTTCAACCCTGACTGCGACGAGCTGGCGGACCACATCGGCTTCCAGGCTGCGTACCAGCGCTTCTACGGCCCCGTCtag
- the LOC119140080 gene encoding osteocalcin isoform X2: MKPLVLLSLLALLALGLCRRAAERSISADDSPSSEAFISKRASAAVVRRHKRNYVYDSVYGVVRDPLEAKREVCEFNPDCDELADHIGFQAAYQRFYGPV; the protein is encoded by the exons ATGAAGCCCCTCGTCCTGCTGAGCCTCCTGGCTCTCCTCGCCCTCGGCCTCTGCCgcagag CTGCTGAGCGCTCCATCAGCGCCGATGACTCGCCCAGCTCCGAAG CCTTCATCTCCAAACGCGCCAGCGCCGCGGTGGTGCGCAGACACAAGCGGAATTACGTCTATGACAG CGTCTATGGCGTCGTGCGGGACCCGCTGGAGGCCAAGCGCGAGGTGTGCGAGTTCAACCCTGACTGCGACGAGCTGGCGGACCACATCGGCTTCCAGGCTGCGTACCAGCGCTTCTACGGCCCCGTCtag